A single Asterias rubens chromosome 13, eAstRub1.3, whole genome shotgun sequence DNA region contains:
- the LOC117298840 gene encoding GPI mannosyltransferase 4-like: MGYKVWIALVCIRIVLCLWPMTGYIHPDEFFQNTEPLAGDIFGFDVLRTWEFNSSRPVRSIFFPHITTGLGYKILQYLDSVGIVLVSSYTLLVFPRVIMALVSLLCIDYPVYMICQLLGIQADICLTVLASSYVSLTYHTRTFSNSYETMVFALLLLLVVDSRLDQFKPPETQPESKKKHQTKPSVNKVATRPNHGFWIGVFVVEGTFNRITFPCYFLIPLIFWLTGSSTEFGVKAVREVARNVIALLPGCLTMLISNLVMDSVYFGSLDATILTKPHILYSNLNYDFLSNNITVTPLNSLLYHLDSSNIAQHGLHPRITHIIANLPILYLPLVICFVSELLSLVSGTRQTQSTGFTGSSSRAFFALCFVTPVFLLSMVPHQEPRFIIPVLVPLVLLYAEFVMMSTSLPNIPWIIWNLLGCIIFGFIHQGGIVPSIAHTHSLTSQPVQNLPIHYHFVFYHTYMPPRHLALINQSMSTVFIDDQHPETNLLKLPNIVTYHDLMGSSSLTLSTTVEKLLCTKRTPTPQYYQKQVYVFAPASLDATFCRLGIKQNYKLVKTFFPHISTEDIPELMPSYACVAEPERSYQYKTGLQTLKAVFSLNMYRADVVRMIAS; the protein is encoded by the exons ATGGGATATAAAGTATGGATAGCATTGGTTTGCATCAGGATAGTGTTATGTCTGTGGCCAATGACAGGCTATATTCACCCCGATGAATTCTTTCAGAACACAGAGCCGTTAGCAG GAGACATCTTTGGTTTTGATGTTCTACGTACATGGGAGTTTAATTCGTCCCGGCCAGTGCGGAGTATCTTCTTTCCACACATTACCACCGGATTAGGATACAAGATCTTGCAGTATCTAGACAGTGTAGGCATTGTGTTAGTTAGCTCCTATACTTTACTGGTATTCCCTCGTGTCATCATGGCTTTAGTGTCCCTGCTATGTATTGACTACCCAGTCTATATGATATGTCAGTTACTAGGGATTCAAGCAGACATCTGTCTCACAGTCTTGGCAAGTTCTTATGTATCTTTGACATACCATACACGCACATTTTCAAACTCATATGAAACAATGGTGTTTGCCTTGTTATTGCTTCTGGTGGTTGATTCCAGATTAGATCAGTTTAAACCACCAGAAACACAACCAGAGTCCAAAAAGAAACACCAGACAAAACCATCTGTCAACAAAGTGGCAACAAGACCAAATCATGGATTTTGGATTGGAGTCTTTGTAGTTGAAGGAACATTCAATCGAATTACTTTCCCTTGTTACTTTCTTATTCCATTGATATTTTGGCTGACAGGGTCATCAACAGAATTTGGAGTTAAAGCTGTAcgtgaagttgcaagaaatgtTATTGCACTTTTGCCGGGCTGTTTGACAATGTTGATAAGTAATCTGGTAATGGACTCTGTATACTTTGGCAGTTTAGACGCAACTATTCTTACCAAGCCACACATCCTGTATTCCAACTTAAACTATGACTTTCTCTCCAACAATATCACAGTGACTCCACTGAATTCCTTGTTATATCACTTGGATTCAAGCAATATAGCACAGCATGGTTTACATCCAAGAATCACTCACATCATTGCCAATCTACCCATACTCTATCTTCCTTTGGTCATCTGCTTTGTATCTGAGCTTTTGTCTTTAGTGAGTGGCACAAGGCAGACACAATCAACTGGTTTTACAGGGTCAAGCAGTCGAGCATTCTTTGCACTATGCTTTGTCACACCAGTATTCCTTTTGTCTATGGTACCACACCAAGAACCCAGGTTTATCATTCCTGTATTGGTACCTCTTGTTTTACTCTATGCAGAGTTTGTCATGATGTCCACATCGCTCCCTAATATTCCTTGGATCATCTGGAATCTATTGGGATGCATAATATTTGGCTTTATCCATCAAGGGGGTATTGTCCCTAGCATTGCTCATACACACTCACTTACTTCACAACCAGTACAGAATCTTCCAATACATTATCACTTTGTGTTTTACCACACATACATGCCACCACGCCATCTTGCACTCATCAACCAATCCATGTCTACAGTGTTCATTGATGATCAACACCCTGAAACTAACTTACTGAAGCTACCCAATATAGTGACCTATCATGACCTGATGGGTAGCAGTAGCCTTACTCTAAGCACCACAGTGGAGAAACTTCTCTGTACTAAACGCACACCAACTCCTCAATACTACCAGAAACAAGTCTATGTATTTGCACCAGCATCCCTGGATGCTACATTCTGTCGTCTAGGAATAAAGCAGAACTATAAGTTGGTGAAAACCTTTTTTCCTCACATCAGTACTGAAGATATACCAGAACTGATGCCTTCATATGCATGTGTTGCTGAACCAGAAAGAAGCTATCAATACAAGACTGGTCTGCAGACTTTGAAGGCAGTATTCTCATTGAATATGTATAGAGCTGATGTTGTGCGCATGATCGCATCGTAG
- the LOC117298717 gene encoding mitochondrial chaperone BCS1-like, whose amino-acid sequence MAIGEFIAALKDNPYFGAGFGLVGVGALLAVAKKGAQYGTIALRRQLLMTLEVPSKDKSYYWLLNWITVNARNAQHLSVETTFQQSESGKINTQFDFVPSPGNHYFRYRNTWIWVERNREKQMIDLQTGTPWETVTLTAIGRNKGLFFDILSQARTMALQKQEGKTIMYTAMGAEWRQFGYPRKRRPLSSVILDHGIAQDILTDATEFIENPKWYSDRGIPYRRGYLLHGPPGCGKSSFIMALAGELQYSICMMNLSERSLSDDRLNHLMNVAPQQSIILLEDIDAAFISREDSNDAKYQGMGRVTLSGLLNTLDGVASTEARIVFMTTNYIDRLDPALIRPGRVDYKALIGYASKHQLEQMFIRFYPELDVCKAKEFADKATAFNRPISMAAVQGFFMLHKADGNAVIKNVENIWS is encoded by the exons ATGGCCATTGGAGAATTCATTGCTGCACTTAAAGATAATCCCTACTTTGGTGCTGGATTTGGACTTGTCGGTGTTGGAGCATTGCTTGCTGTAGCCAAGAAAGGAGCACAGTATGGAACTATTGCACTACGTCGTCAGCTTCTCATGACATTAGAAGTACCAAGCAAAGATAAGAGTTACTACTGGTTGTTAAATTGGATCACAGTTAATGCACGTAATGCTCAACATCTAAGCGTGGAAACAACATTCCAACAGAGTGAGAGCGGCAAGATTAATACTCAGTTTGACTTTGTACCTAGTCCAGGTAACCACTATTTCCG GTACAGGAATACTTGGATTTGGGTTGAGCGTAACCGAGAGAAACAGATGATTGATCTGCAAACTGGGACACCATGGGAAACAGTTACACTCACTGCTATTGGTAGAAACAAAGGACTATTCTTTGATATACTTAGCCAag CAAGGACAATGGCCTTACAGAAGCAGGAGGGTAAGACCATCATGTATACAGCAATGGGTGCAGAATGGAGACAGTTTGGCTATCCAAGGAAGCGTCGACCATTATCATCAGTCATCTTAGATCATGGCATAGCTCAGGATATATTAACTGATGCTACAGAATTCATAGAGAATCCCAAGTGGTATTCAGATAGAG GTATACCATATAGGAGAGGATACCTACTACATGGTCCACCAGGATGTGGAAAAAGTAGTTTTAT CATGGCATTAGCTGGAGAGCTTCAATATAGTATATGTATGATGAACCTGAGTGAAAGGAGTTTATCTGATGATAGATTGAATCACTTAATGAATGTAGCTCCTCAACAGAGTATTATCTTACTAGAAGATATAGATGCAGCTTTTATCAGCAGAGAAGATAGCAATGATG CTAAATATCAAGGTATGGGTCGTGTAACATTGAGTGGTTTATTAAACACTCTGGATGGAGTAGCGTCAACAGAAGCTAGAATAGTCTTCATGACAACTAACTATATCGACAG ATTAGACCCAGCTTTGATTAGACCTGGTCGTGTGGACTACAAAGCACTTATAGGATATGCTTCGAAGCACCAGCTTGAGCAAATGTTCATTCGCTTCTATCCAGAGTTGGATGTATGTAAAGCAAAGGAGTTTGCTGATAAAGCAACAGCGTTCAATAGACCAATCAGCATGGCGGCGGTGCAAGGTTTCTTCATGCTACATAAAGCCGATGGGAATGCAGTGATAAAGAATGTAGAGAACATATGGAGCTGA